One Oncorhynchus masou masou isolate Uvic2021 chromosome 27, UVic_Omas_1.1, whole genome shotgun sequence genomic window carries:
- the LOC135515331 gene encoding suppressor APC domain-containing protein 1-like — protein MAYPQCPAPGSYTMVIIPLRSSLYSLDALRFYLWIKRLKNLEREQDSLWTGLQVLERARIWYRHRLENNRSRQANVRTGAGARAMVWGGEGMSSCLLRSQIQRVNGSLGSLMIEPSVTSCPSSRKRGGVEVSDNELRWQNTVLVQVVSEKNFQISLLELERDRLLQELSVHLGVEV, from the exons CCCTGGGTCCTACACCATGGTCATCATCCCTCTCCGGAGCAGCCTCTACAGTCTTGACGCCCTACGCTTCTACCTATGG ATTAAGAGGCTAAAGAACTTGGAGAGGGAGCAGGACTCTCTGTGGACCGGGCTGCAGGTTCTGGAGCGAGCCCGAATATGGTACCGTCATAGACTGGAGAACAACAGATCAAGGCAGGCTAATGTGCGCACCGGGGCTGGAGCTAGGGCAATGGtgtggggaggagag GGGATGTCATCGTGCCTCCTGCGTTCTCAGATCCAGAGGGTGAATGGATCTCTGGGTAGTCTGATGATTGAGCCTAGCGTAACCAGCTGTCCATCCTCTCGGAAGAGGGGCGGGGTCGAGGTATCAGACAATGAGCTACGGTGGCAGAACACGGTACTGGTTCAG GTGGTGAGCGAGAAGAATTTTCAAATCTCCCTgttggagctggagagagaccgCCTTTTGCAAGAGCTGAGTGTGCATCTAGGTGTGGAAGTGTAG
- the LOC135515332 gene encoding achaete-scute homolog 3-like: MRDDYEDSVRREMSEQKKGLYERIPYVQPIALGLSMNHQIAHYKDTLGLPFPLNTTTYLDPVYGQRFAGSLSYFPFRRHIGVYDYSFEPAFIRKRNERERQRVRCVNEGYARLREHLPQEFEDKRLSKVETLRAAIYYIKHLQSLLDVNVSSGGGIVEMSAGEMRSRAPVPKMTECYSDGESKNSDSGELSF, encoded by the exons ATGAGAGATGATTATGAAGACTCTGTGAGAAG AGAGATGTCGGAACAGAAGAAGGGATTATATGAGCGCATCCCATATGTCCAGCCCATAGCGCTCGGTCTCTCCATGAATCACCAGATAGCGCATTACAAGGACACGCTTGGACTTCCCTTTCCCCTGAACACGACAACCTACCTGGATCCTGTGTACGGTCAGAGATTCGCAGGGAGTCTCTCATATTTCCCATTCCGCAGGCACATCGGTGTATATGACTATTCATTCGAACCAGCGTTCATTCGAAAAAGGAACGAAAGGGAACGGCAACGGGTGCGCTGTGTAAACGAGGGTTACGCACGGCTCCGGGAGCATCTTCCCCAAGAGTTCGAGGACAAAAGGCTCAGCAAAGTGGAGACACTGCGTGCTGCAATATACTACATAAAACACTTGCAGAGTCTGTTAGATGTCAACGTGTCCAGTGGTGGTGGGATAGTTGAAATGTCAGCTGGAGAGATGCGCAGCCGTGCGCCCGTGCCAAAGATGACAGAATGCTACAGCGACGGCGAGTCAAAGAACAGCGACAGTGGAGAGTTGAGTTTCTAG
- the LOC135516001 gene encoding PR domain zinc finger protein 4-like, translating into MNDMNLSPVGMDQLSVPSVSASHMGLPTSPTHNPITTTGMSVAIPSLGPSLGSLPSALSLMLPMGPLGDRGVMCGLPERNYSLPPPPYPHLESSYFRHILPGILSYLADRPPPQYIHPSSLNMDGTLSVSSQNPSGLDPYNGPGGPLEQGLVSLDSRQVGGQGDLHQGGGHEVQLDSTGLNMESRVSSPMSPDRMGEDLANMEGVVGAENQQQLGGRGQNHEGLGRVESSGGVMPLHGPGLELPVGMEPDHLGGRVGNSGGGGLGESLHSSGELNSGVVSVVLNQSQLEPVSLHGHSGMGLESVNVSPITAEVSLGPENSLLLVNSTLQLEDSTSNKENMVTAFTIWCTLCERSYPSDCPEHGPVTFIPDTPIQSRARLSLPRPLCLRISVADQPLGVFARDIIPPRTCFGPMVGQHCSNVDLQDWPDKDTPQIWKMFHNNVLEFCIVTTDENECNWMMFVRKARTREEQNLVAYPDNGKLFFCTSTEILPDQELLFYYTRDYCRQMGVPQVPEGQMCQCGKECQSFAELKSHLSSHNNQDHPHSHSPSQDHHQEHHQEGKLPSGTSSSSSSPWACHSHSNNTNNSGSNTHSHRHSLERKYKCSMCSRAFTTSTKLNVHFMGHVGMKPHKCEYCSKAFSDPSNLRMHLKIHTGQKNYRCNVCEKSFTQKAHMASHMVIHTGAKNFKCDLCDRMFIRKQDLKQHMFTHTQERQIHCPKCDKHFLRTNHLKKHMNSHEGRRDYICEKCEKGFLTKYHLTRHLKICKGPKTDRGAQEEEEDDEDDDDEEEDEEEVERLIDPDSREDCGLEGYDSEKALSPHN; encoded by the exons ATGAATGACATGAACCTCAGCCCTGTTGGGATGGACCAGTTAAGTGTGCCCTCTGTGAGTGCCAGTCATATGGGTCTACCCACCTCCCCAACACACAACCCCATCACTACAACAG GCATGTCTGTGGCTATACCCAGCCTGGGGCCCTCTCTTGGGTCTCTGCCCTCTGCTctgtcactcatgctgccaatgGGTCCTCTTGGTGACAGAGGGGTCATGTGTGGCCTTCCAGAGAGGAACTACTCATTACCTCCTCCCCCCTACCCACACTTGGAGAGTAGCTACTTCAGACACATACTGCCAG GTATCCTGTCTTACCTGGCAGACCGGCCTCCCCCTCAGTACATTCACCCCAGCAGTCTAAACATGGATGggactctctctgtgtccagccaGAACCCCTCAGGGCTGGACCCTTACAATGGTCCTGGAGGGCCTCTGGAACAAGGCCTGGTGTCCCTGGACTCCCGTCAGGTTGGTGGCCAGGGAGACCTCCACCAGGGTGGGGGCCACGAGGTGCAGCTGGACTCCACAGGGCTGAACATGGAGTCCCGGGTCAGCAGCCCCATGTCCCCagacaggatgggagaggacctggCCAACATGGAGGGGGTGGTGGGGGCTGAGAACCAGCAGCAACTGGGAGGGAGAGGCCAGAACCATGAGGGCCTGGGAAGAGTTGAGTCCTCTGGGGGCGTGATGCCCCTGCACGGGCCTGGCCTGGAGCTTCCTGTGGGGATGGAGCCAGATCACCTAGGGGGCCGGGTGGGGAACTCAGGGGGAGGCGGTCTGGGGGAGTCTTTACACAGCTCAGGGGAGCTGAACTCTGGGGTGGTGAGTGTGGTTCTCAACCAGTCCCAGCTGGAGCCTGTGTCCCTCCATGGTCATTCGGGCATGGGCCTAGAGTCGGTGAACGTGTCCCCCATCACGGCAGAGGTGTCCCTAGGGCCAGAGAACAGCCTGTTGCTGGTCAACTCCACCCTGCAGCTGGAGGACTCCACCTCCAACAAGGAGAACATGGTCACTGCCTTCACCATCT GGTGTACGCTGTGTGAGCGGTCGTATCCCTCCGACTGCCCAGAGCACGGCCCAGTCACCTTTATCCCAGACACGCCCATCCAGAGCAGAGCCCGTCTGTCTCTGCCTCGCCCGCTCTGCCTCCGCATCTCTGTAGCTGATCAGCCTTTAG GAGTGTTTGCCCGGGACATCATACCTCCCAGGACCTGCTTTGGGCCCATGGTGGGTCAGCACTGTAGCAACGTAGACCTGCAAGACTGGCCAGACAAGGACACCCCTCAGATATGGAAG ATGTTCCACAACAACGTGCTGGAGTTCTGTATTGTGACCACAGATGAGAATGAATGCAACTGGATGATGTTTGTCCGCAAGGCACG GACCAGAGAGGAGCAGAACCTGGTGGCCTACCCTGACAATGGGAAGCTGTTCTTCTGCACGTCTACTGAGATCCTCCCAGACCAGGAGCTGCTCTTCTACTACACCAGGGACTACTGCAGGCAGATGGGGGTCCCTCAGGTCCCAGAGGGCCAAATGTGCCAGTGCGGCAAAGAGTGCCAGTCCTTCGCCGAGCTCAAGTCCCACCTGAGCAGCCACAACAACCAGGACCACCCCCATTCCCACAGCCCCAGCCAGGACCACCACCAGGAACACCACCAGGAGGGCAAGCTGCCCAGCGGTACCTCCagctcctcctcatccccctggGCCTGCCACTCCCACTCTAATAACACAAATAACTCTggctccaacacacactcacacagacactcgCTTGAGAGGAAGTACAAGTGCAGTATGTGCTCGCGGGCGTTCACCACGTCCACTAAGCTCAACGTGCACTTCATGGGACACGTGGGGATGAAGCCACACAAGTGTGAATACTGCAGCAAGGCCTTCAGTGATCCAAGCAACCTAAGGATGCACCTCAAGATACACACAG GTCAGAAGAACTACAGGTGTAATGTGTGTGAGAAGTCGTTCACTCAGAAGGCCCACATGGCGTCTCATATGGTGATTCACACAGGGGCCAAGAACTTTAAGTGTGACCTGTGTGACAGGATGTTCATCAGGAAGCAGGACCTCAAGCAGCACATGTTCACACATACACA AGAGCGACAGATCCACTGCCCCAAGTGTGACAAACATTTCCTGAGGACCAACCACTTGAAGAAGCACATGAACTCCCATGAGGGTCGCCGGGACTACATCTGTGAGAAGTGTGAGAAGGGCTTCCTCACCAAATACCACCTCACCAGACACCTCAAGATCTGCAAAGGCCCCAAGACTGACCGAGGGgcccaggaggaggaggaggatgatgaagatgatgatgatgaggaggaggatgaagaggaagtagagagactGATAGATCCAGATAGCAGAGAGGACTGTGGGTTAGAGGGATACGATTCTGAGAAAGCGTTGTCGCCACACAATTGA
- the LOC135516002 gene encoding transmembrane protein 209-like — translation MTPTKQEGMSTLIDRTMRMRREEQARQVVLAWAVLNVSLAGMIYTEMSGKLLSLYFNISYWPIWYIELAFASVFSLNALFDFWKYFKYTMAPSTIAVTPEQHRLLGLRNSGIQASPLLKQEKQEAQAPTQSSPLQGQSVLSFSPSRPASTSPKFSPSCVPGYSPLLSSPGSGGHFSPSLAFGKLNYSPPSSYPSSIGPVDGTSLRARYRTSPSVFNSPGGKEDYMESLKTLDRFLRTEEEKRHRSQLGSPESVSPSHSPTFWNYSRSVGDYAQSLRKFQYQPACRSQAPSASKDETDLGSKHAAEEVWARITTSRLVVDSIDSWTAKLRNWINDTILVPLVKEMDSVNGQLRRMGCSELQIGEASIASLKQAAVLKASVIPTMTAIVQYLDITPNQEYLVERIKELAHSGCMSSFRWNRGGDLKARKWDTDLPSDCAILTHVLCTYLDSRLPPHPKYPDGKTFTSQHFTQTPDKPDVTNENLFCIHQSSTNPPHYQLIYQAHVYSLPKGRNNLFHTVLMFLFIIKTKESGMLGRVNLGLSGVNILWIFGD, via the exons ATGACTCCGACGAAACAGGAGGGCATGTCTACTCTCATTGACAGGacgatgaggatgaggagggaggagcaAGCGCGCCAGGTGGTCCTCGCCTGGGCAGTCCTCAATGTGTCGCTAGCTGGCATGATCTACACTGAGAT GTCAGGGAAACTGCTGAGCCTCTACTTCAACATCTCTTACTGGCCTATCTGGTACATAG AGCTGGCCTTCGCCTCGGTCTTCAGCCTCAACGCCCTGTTTGACTTCTGGAAGTACTTCAAGTACACCATGGCCCCCTCTACCATCGCTGTTACCCCTGAACAGCACCGCCTTCTTGGCCTCAGAAACTCAG GTATCCAGGCGTCACCCCTGCTCAAGCAAGAGAAGCAGGAGGCTCAAGCTCCGACTCAGTCGTCACCCCTCCAGGGTCAGAGTGTGCTCAGCTTCAGTCCCTCCAGACCTGCCAGCACCAGCCCCAAGTTCTCCCCCAGCTGTGTTCCTGGATACAGCCCCCTTTTGAGCAGCCCGGGCAGCGGGGGACACTTTTCACCCTCCCTGGCCTTTGGAAAG TTGAACTACAGCCCCCCCTCATCCTACCCCAGCAGCATTGGCCCAGTGGATGGCACCAGCCTGAGGGCACGCTACCGCACCTCTCCCTCCGTGTTCAACTCCCCCGGGGGCAAGGAGGACTACATGGAGTCCCTGAAGACCCTGGACAGGTTCCTCCGCACCGAGGAGGAGAAGAGGCACCGCAGTCAGTTAG GGAGCCCAGAGTCTGTGTCGCCCTCCCACAGCCCCACGTTCTGGAACTATAGCCGCTCGGTGGGGGATTACGCCCAGAGCCTGAGGAAGTTCCAGTACCAGCCTGCGTGCCGCTCCCAGGCCCCCTCAGCCAGCAAGGACGAGACTGACCTGGGCTCCAAACATGCTGCCGAGGAG GTTTGGGCCAGAATCACAACCAGTCGTCTCGTGGTGGACAGCATAGACAGCTGGACAGCCAAGCTCAGAAAT TGGATAAATGACACCATTCTAGTGCCACTGGTGAAGGAGATGGACTCGGTGAATGGCCAGCTAAGGAGAATGGGTTGCTCTGAGCTCCAGATTGGAG AAGCCAGTATTGCCAGCCTAAAACAGGCTGCTGTTTTGAAGGCCTCGGTCATCCCTACCATGACTGCAATTGTGCAGTACCTGGACATCACCCCTAATCAAGAATATCTAGTGGAGAGGATCAAAG AGCTGGCCCACAGTGGCTGCATGAGTTCTTTCCGCTGGAACAGGGGCGGGGATCTCAAAGCCAGGAAGTGGGACACAGACCTCCCTTCAGACTGTGCT ATCCTCACGCATGTGCTGTGCACATACCTGGACTCCCGACTCCCGCCTCACCCCAAGTACCCCGACGGAAAGACCTTCACCTCACAGCACTTCACCCAGACGCCAGACAAACCTG ACGTGACGAATGAAAACCTCTTCTGCATTCACCAAAGTAGCACCAATCCCCCGCACTACCAACTTATCTACCAGGCCCATGTCTACAGCCTTCCCAAG GGAAGGAACAACCTGTTCCACACTGTTCTCATGTTCCTCTTCATCATCAAAACCAAGGAGTCTGGGATGCTGGG GAGAGTAAATCTGGGCCTATCAGGCGTGAACATCCTGTGGATATTTGGGGACTGA